A single region of the Variovorax paradoxus genome encodes:
- a CDS encoding M48 family metalloprotease, translated as MPRLTPFAKKKSSAAPALRSLCATVLIACQVVLPVPARAQLQVLPGLGDGGEMTASAERQLGDQIARELYRDTDYIDDPVVGAYVQEIWQRLMTAARERGELTPELDERFAWVVLLGRDRNINAFALPGGYLGLNMGLIATVGSRDELATVLGHELSHVTQRHISRIMSRQGKQMPLMVAGLILGMIAASKSRNADAGQAVIMGSQALFMQNQLSFSRDMEREADRVGFGVMTQAGFAPQGAATMFEKLQYASRLNDNGSYPYLRSHPLTSERISDMQGRFQFRMDAAPAMPLVMDHAMIAARARVLTRPGVDVLRLWVDAASSGEFARSSPAQQAGTLYAAALSAKELRDFRSARAMAERLTARTAEDASAAKLARWLNAEIELASGGAPKAATLLDVKSRERPEMLLAAEAAVATRQPAPMVPVLRDWVATHPRDATAWRALANLYGAQNDTLRAVRADAEANVAILDYPAARDRFKAAQELVRKPGAPIDHYEASIIDTRARAVEALVKRQAEEPPLR; from the coding sequence ATGCCGCGCTTGACTCCTTTTGCCAAGAAAAAAAGTTCTGCCGCACCCGCGTTGCGGTCGTTGTGCGCTACCGTTTTAATAGCATGCCAGGTTGTGCTGCCGGTGCCTGCCCGCGCGCAGCTGCAGGTGCTGCCGGGCCTGGGCGACGGCGGCGAAATGACGGCCAGCGCGGAGCGCCAGTTGGGCGACCAGATCGCACGCGAGCTCTACCGCGACACCGACTACATCGACGACCCGGTGGTCGGCGCCTATGTGCAGGAAATCTGGCAGCGCCTTATGACGGCCGCCCGCGAGCGCGGCGAGCTCACGCCCGAGCTCGACGAGCGCTTTGCCTGGGTCGTTCTGCTGGGCCGCGACCGCAACATCAACGCCTTCGCGCTGCCGGGCGGCTACCTGGGACTGAACATGGGCCTGATTGCCACCGTGGGCAGCCGCGACGAGCTGGCGACGGTGCTCGGGCATGAGCTCTCGCACGTCACGCAACGCCACATCTCGCGCATCATGAGCAGGCAGGGCAAGCAGATGCCGCTCATGGTGGCGGGGCTGATCCTCGGCATGATCGCGGCCAGCAAGAGCCGCAACGCCGATGCGGGCCAGGCCGTGATCATGGGCAGCCAGGCGCTTTTCATGCAGAACCAGCTGAGCTTCTCGCGCGACATGGAGCGCGAGGCCGACCGTGTCGGCTTTGGCGTGATGACCCAGGCGGGGTTTGCACCGCAGGGCGCGGCGACGATGTTCGAGAAGCTGCAGTACGCCTCGCGCCTCAATGACAACGGCTCCTACCCCTATCTGCGCAGCCATCCGCTCACGTCGGAGCGCATCTCGGACATGCAGGGTCGCTTCCAGTTCCGCATGGACGCGGCCCCGGCCATGCCGCTGGTGATGGACCACGCCATGATCGCGGCGCGTGCGCGGGTGCTCACGCGGCCGGGTGTCGATGTGCTGCGGCTTTGGGTCGACGCCGCCTCGAGCGGCGAGTTCGCCAGGAGCAGCCCGGCCCAGCAGGCCGGCACGCTCTACGCGGCAGCGCTGTCGGCCAAGGAGCTGCGCGATTTCAGATCGGCGCGCGCGATGGCCGAGCGATTGACTGCGCGCACCGCCGAAGACGCATCCGCCGCCAAGCTGGCGCGATGGCTCAACGCTGAAATCGAGCTCGCCAGCGGCGGCGCTCCCAAGGCCGCCACCTTGCTCGACGTGAAATCCAGGGAGCGTCCGGAGATGCTGCTTGCGGCTGAGGCTGCCGTGGCCACCCGCCAGCCTGCGCCCATGGTGCCCGTGCTGCGCGACTGGGTGGCCACGCATCCGCGCGACGCCACTGCCTGGCGGGCGCTGGCCAATCTTTACGGCGCACAGAACGACACCTTGCGCGCCGTGCGGGCCGATGCGGAAGCGAACGTGGCCATCCTCGACTACCCGGCCGCACGCGACCGCTTCAAGGCCGCGCAGGAGCTGGTGCGCAAGCCCGGTGCGCCCATCGACCACTACGAGGCGTCGATCATCGACACCCGCGCGCGGGCCGTGGAGGCGCTGGTGAAGCGGCAGGCTGAAGAGCCGCCGCTGAGGTGA
- the moaC gene encoding cyclic pyranopterin monophosphate synthase MoaC, with protein MSSLTHFDAQGQAHMVDVAAKPATHRVAVATGRIEMQPATLALIESGTAKKGDVLGIARIAGIQAAKKTSDLIPLCHPLALTRVALAFALAEEGNAPQVVCTATVETVGPTGVEMEALTAVQVALLTIYDMCKAVDRGMRITDVHVLEKHGGKSGSYVAG; from the coding sequence ATGAGCTCCCTCACCCATTTCGACGCTCAGGGCCAAGCCCACATGGTCGACGTCGCGGCCAAGCCCGCAACCCACCGCGTGGCCGTAGCCACGGGCCGCATCGAGATGCAGCCCGCGACGCTGGCGCTGATCGAATCGGGCACCGCAAAGAAGGGCGACGTGCTCGGCATCGCCCGCATTGCCGGCATCCAGGCCGCCAAGAAAACCAGCGACCTCATTCCGCTGTGCCATCCGCTGGCACTCACGCGTGTGGCGCTCGCGTTTGCGCTGGCCGAAGAAGGCAACGCGCCGCAAGTGGTGTGCACCGCCACCGTTGAAACCGTGGGGCCGACCGGCGTCGAAATGGAAGCGCTGACCGCCGTGCAGGTGGCACTGCTCACGATCTACGACATGTGCAAGGCGGTTGACCGGGGCATGCGGATCACCGACGTGCATGTGCTCGAAAAGCACGGCGGAAAGTCGGGGAGCTACGTCGCCGGTTAG
- a CDS encoding PglL family O-oligosaccharyltransferase, producing the protein MTLRAMPFEAPAPASAAKIGHAVRAGLIAFPFLCPLVGGPSVNVWQLMATWACVAGLLAIGPAARPKQEIWVWLATGAIAVVLSARGEPISYWLPVCATLAGIAAAACAGAGIAQGGPSAPAVLATGILAAGLVSAVLGLLQYYGLAEPLVPWTTTPALGQAYGNLRQRNQFATLISMALVAALWIHAAQPSLQIRRWLVAAALLLLVAAAASTSRTGLLQLLSIVGVATLIAWRERRSAPVTDTKHFSLPPPLVLVAMVPIYFAIAWLLPQLTASEVEGMMRRLQEGAPGDHTRMILWRNVLTLIAEHPWTGWGWGELAFAHYSTLYSGPRFPEILDNAHNLPLHLAVELGIPASVLICGGFIWMVLAARPWRERDPARLMAWGMLGAIVLHSLLEYPLWYGPFQLAFGLCLGVLWPARVASSRQRFNAKWLNAPVLPAVAATVLAAVVGYATWDYIRISQIYLPRDERLPAYEDDTLAKAKKSWLFARQVGFAELTLTRVTTANAAEIHSLAARILHFSPEPRVIVKLIESAELTGRGQEAWEQAERFRIAFPVEYEQWLKGQPVDARSP; encoded by the coding sequence ATGACGCTTCGAGCCATGCCCTTCGAGGCGCCCGCACCCGCCTCCGCTGCAAAAATCGGCCACGCCGTGCGTGCGGGGCTGATCGCATTCCCCTTTCTCTGCCCACTCGTCGGCGGGCCATCGGTCAATGTCTGGCAACTGATGGCAACTTGGGCGTGCGTTGCGGGACTGCTTGCGATTGGACCAGCCGCGCGCCCCAAGCAGGAGATATGGGTTTGGCTGGCGACGGGTGCGATTGCCGTGGTGCTGTCAGCGCGTGGGGAGCCTATTTCTTATTGGCTGCCGGTTTGCGCGACCCTGGCCGGTATTGCAGCTGCGGCCTGCGCGGGCGCCGGCATCGCCCAGGGCGGCCCCTCCGCCCCAGCGGTTCTGGCGACGGGCATTCTCGCGGCCGGCCTCGTCAGCGCCGTGCTCGGCCTGCTCCAGTACTACGGCCTGGCCGAACCGCTGGTGCCCTGGACCACCACCCCCGCGCTCGGCCAGGCGTACGGCAACCTGCGCCAGCGCAATCAGTTCGCCACGCTGATCAGCATGGCGCTGGTGGCGGCGCTCTGGATCCACGCCGCGCAGCCGTCGCTGCAGATCAGGCGTTGGCTGGTGGCGGCTGCTTTGCTGCTGTTGGTGGCCGCAGCGGCGTCGACGTCGCGCACCGGGCTGCTTCAGCTGCTGTCGATCGTGGGGGTCGCAACGTTGATCGCGTGGCGTGAACGCCGCAGCGCGCCTGTAACTGACACGAAGCATTTCAGCCTGCCCCCGCCGCTCGTGCTGGTGGCGATGGTCCCGATCTATTTCGCCATCGCCTGGTTGCTGCCGCAGCTCACCGCCAGCGAGGTCGAAGGCATGATGCGCCGCCTGCAGGAAGGCGCCCCAGGCGACCACACGCGGATGATTCTCTGGCGCAATGTGCTCACGCTGATTGCCGAGCATCCATGGACGGGGTGGGGCTGGGGCGAACTGGCCTTTGCGCACTACAGCACGCTGTATTCAGGGCCACGGTTCCCGGAGATCCTGGACAACGCGCACAACCTGCCGCTGCACCTGGCCGTGGAATTGGGCATTCCGGCCTCGGTGCTGATCTGCGGCGGGTTCATCTGGATGGTGCTGGCGGCGCGGCCCTGGCGCGAGCGCGATCCGGCGCGGCTGATGGCGTGGGGCATGCTGGGTGCGATCGTGCTGCACAGCCTGCTGGAATATCCGCTCTGGTACGGGCCGTTCCAACTGGCGTTCGGGCTGTGCCTGGGAGTGCTGTGGCCGGCGCGAGTTGCTTCGTCGCGGCAACGGTTCAATGCCAAGTGGCTCAACGCGCCGGTGTTGCCCGCCGTGGCGGCCACCGTGCTGGCGGCGGTGGTCGGCTACGCCACATGGGACTACATCCGCATCAGCCAGATCTACCTGCCGCGCGACGAGCGTTTGCCGGCTTACGAAGACGACACGCTGGCCAAGGCGAAGAAGTCCTGGCTCTTCGCACGGCAGGTGGGTTTTGCCGAACTGACGCTCACGCGGGTTACCACCGCCAACGCCGCCGAGATTCATTCTCTGGCCGCGCGAATCCTGCATTTCTCGCCCGAGCCCCGCGTGATCGTCAAGCTGATCGAAAGCGCCGAACTGACGGGGCGGGGCCAAGAGGCCTGGGAACAGGCGGAGCGCTTCCGCATCGCTTTTCCGGTCGAATACGAGCAGTGGCTCAAGGGCCAGCCGGTCGACGCGCGGTCGCCCTAG
- a CDS encoding type IV pilin protein, with protein sequence MRNAEKGFTLIELMITVAIVGILAAIAYPSYTEYVMRSRRVEGQNLLNDAAARQERFRAQNGVYAGAGELDKLKLPTGLASQNGYYTLTLDVVADDGGFTLKATRAGAQAADRKCGDFTLNAKGAKGMAADSPGTAATCWR encoded by the coding sequence GTGCGCAATGCTGAAAAGGGCTTCACCCTGATCGAGCTGATGATCACAGTGGCCATCGTCGGCATTCTTGCGGCGATCGCTTATCCGTCATACACGGAGTACGTGATGCGGTCCCGGCGCGTAGAAGGGCAGAACCTGCTCAATGACGCAGCCGCCCGGCAAGAGCGTTTCAGGGCGCAGAACGGCGTGTACGCCGGCGCCGGCGAGTTGGACAAACTGAAGCTGCCAACAGGCCTCGCATCGCAAAACGGCTACTACACGCTGACCTTGGATGTGGTCGCCGACGACGGTGGCTTCACATTGAAGGCGACCCGCGCAGGGGCGCAGGCTGCGGATCGCAAGTGTGGCGACTTCACTTTGAATGCCAAGGGAGCCAAGGGCATGGCAGCCGATAGTCCGGGAACAGCGGCGACTTGCTGGCGCTAA